A genomic segment from Lignipirellula cremea encodes:
- a CDS encoding WD40 repeat domain-containing protein: MAQDAQPTPQPVSVVTTDRQMALVRFSPCGQFLAAAGRDGSIRRWRYSEEPLPQEPETDPVKAKKAAKELPQYYADMPAIQGHNGWVSRVEYHPTQKTLIAADSWGKLAAWTYEDDQAKAVWEVEAAHDGWLRQFAFSPDGKQIATCGMDHWIRLWSATDGKLQAEWKAGEEVHSLVYHPTEPVLVSGDLFGVVKQWDLATKEVKRELDASVFYLLSRIQDVGGVRTLTFDKDGKVLAATGTKPTGGGFVQGSPVVRFFDWSTGKETETLELGPNTDGYIHDFHFHPDGYWIGAASGQPGKGKFFLLKPGEKEPFYTQVLPNCHSIALHPDANRIAVVANAGIYGQAKSMAREGIYPGNSSPIHIYDLTTV; this comes from the coding sequence ATGGCTCAAGACGCTCAACCCACGCCGCAGCCGGTTTCGGTCGTTACCACCGATCGCCAGATGGCGCTCGTCCGCTTCAGCCCTTGCGGCCAGTTCCTGGCGGCCGCCGGACGCGACGGTTCCATCCGCCGCTGGCGTTATTCGGAAGAACCGCTTCCCCAGGAACCGGAAACCGATCCGGTCAAAGCGAAGAAAGCAGCCAAAGAGCTGCCCCAGTATTACGCCGACATGCCGGCCATCCAGGGACATAACGGCTGGGTCAGCCGGGTGGAGTACCATCCGACCCAGAAGACGCTGATTGCCGCCGACTCCTGGGGGAAACTGGCCGCCTGGACCTACGAAGACGACCAGGCGAAAGCGGTCTGGGAAGTGGAAGCGGCCCACGATGGCTGGCTGCGGCAGTTCGCTTTCAGCCCCGACGGCAAGCAGATCGCCACCTGCGGCATGGACCACTGGATTCGCCTGTGGTCGGCGACCGACGGCAAGCTGCAGGCGGAATGGAAAGCGGGCGAAGAGGTCCACTCGCTCGTATACCATCCGACTGAACCGGTGCTCGTCTCGGGCGATCTGTTCGGTGTCGTCAAACAGTGGGATCTGGCGACGAAAGAAGTCAAACGCGAGCTCGACGCGTCCGTCTTTTATCTGCTCTCCCGCATCCAGGATGTCGGCGGCGTGCGGACGTTGACCTTTGATAAAGACGGCAAAGTCCTGGCCGCGACCGGCACCAAACCGACCGGCGGCGGTTTTGTCCAGGGCTCGCCCGTTGTGCGGTTCTTTGACTGGTCGACAGGGAAAGAAACGGAAACGCTGGAACTGGGGCCGAACACGGACGGCTACATTCACGACTTCCACTTTCATCCTGACGGCTACTGGATTGGCGCCGCCAGCGGCCAGCCAGGCAAAGGGAAGTTCTTCCTGTTAAAGCCGGGCGAGAAAGAGCCTTTCTACACCCAGGTGCTGCCGAACTGCCATTCGATCGCACTCCATCCCGACGCCAATCGGATCGCCGTGGTCGCCAACGCCGGGATCTACGGCCAGGCAAAGTCGATGGCCCGAGAAGGAATCTACCCCGGCAACTCTTCGCCCATTCATATTTATGATCTGACGACCGTATAG